In Geminocystis sp. NIES-3708, a single window of DNA contains:
- a CDS encoding DNA-directed RNA polymerase subunit gamma: protein MNHQQERQFDYVKIGIASPERIREWGQRTLPNGIVVGEVTTPETINYRTLKPEMDGLFCEKIFGPSKDWECWCGKYKRVRHRGIVCERCGVEVTESRVRRHRMGYIKLAAPVTHVWYLKGIPSYLSILLDMPLRDVEQVVYFNSHVVLDPGNATNLSYRQLLSEDQWMEIEEQIYAEDSELEGIEVGIGAEAVERLLQEIKLEEEAEKLREEIINSKGQKRAKLIKRLRLIDNFIATGSKPEWMVLSVIPVIPPDLRPMVQLDGGRFATSDLNDLYRRVINRNNRLNRLQEILAPEIIIRNEKRMLQEAVDALIDNGRRGRTVVGGNSRPLKSLSDIIEGKQGRFRQNLLGKRVDYSGRSVIVVGPNLQIYQCGLPREMAIELFQPFVINRLIRLGIVNNIKAAKKMIQKTDPSIWKVLEEVIAGHPVLLNRAPTLHRLGIQAFEPVLVEGRAIQLHPLVCPPFNADFDGDQMAVHVPLSIEAQSEARLLMMACHNILSPATGKPIIAPSQDMVLGCYYLTAENPAATKGADSYYANLDDALRAYEQKLVDLHAYIWVRFDGEVQTGKGDNELEKEETLADGSVWKYYQGRKVRETAEGEIIAQYVHTTPGRIIYNKTIIDALDFDLVH, encoded by the coding sequence ATGAATCATCAACAAGAGAGACAGTTCGACTACGTAAAAATTGGTATTGCATCTCCTGAGAGAATTCGGGAATGGGGACAAAGAACACTACCTAATGGCATTGTGGTAGGAGAAGTCACAACTCCAGAAACCATTAACTATCGTACCCTAAAACCAGAAATGGACGGGTTATTCTGTGAGAAAATTTTTGGTCCTTCTAAAGATTGGGAATGTTGGTGCGGAAAATATAAAAGAGTACGCCATAGAGGTATTGTCTGTGAACGTTGCGGTGTTGAAGTCACAGAATCCAGAGTTCGCCGTCATCGGATGGGTTATATTAAATTAGCCGCTCCTGTAACTCATGTTTGGTACTTAAAAGGTATTCCTAGCTATTTGAGTATTCTGTTAGATATGCCTTTGCGAGATGTAGAACAGGTGGTATATTTTAACTCTCATGTAGTTCTAGATCCGGGTAACGCTACTAATTTGAGCTATCGTCAATTACTATCTGAAGATCAATGGATGGAAATTGAAGAACAAATTTATGCGGAAGATTCTGAGTTAGAAGGCATCGAGGTTGGTATTGGTGCAGAAGCTGTTGAGCGTCTTTTACAAGAAATAAAACTTGAAGAAGAAGCAGAAAAATTAAGAGAAGAAATTATTAATAGTAAAGGACAAAAAAGAGCAAAATTAATTAAAAGATTACGGTTAATTGATAATTTTATTGCGACAGGTTCTAAACCTGAATGGATGGTTTTAAGTGTAATTCCTGTCATTCCTCCTGATTTGCGTCCGATGGTGCAGTTAGATGGTGGACGTTTTGCTACTTCTGATCTTAATGATTTATACCGTCGTGTAATTAATCGTAATAATCGCTTAAATCGTTTACAAGAAATTCTTGCTCCTGAAATTATTATCCGTAACGAAAAGCGGATGTTACAGGAAGCGGTGGACGCTTTAATTGATAACGGCAGACGTGGTCGTACTGTAGTTGGTGGAAATAGTCGTCCTTTAAAATCTTTATCAGATATTATTGAAGGTAAACAAGGACGTTTCCGTCAAAACTTATTAGGTAAAAGGGTTGATTATTCTGGACGTTCAGTAATTGTAGTTGGTCCTAATTTACAGATATATCAATGCGGTTTACCCCGTGAAATGGCTATCGAACTTTTCCAACCTTTTGTTATTAATCGTTTAATCCGCTTAGGCATCGTTAATAATATCAAAGCGGCGAAGAAAATGATTCAAAAAACAGATCCTAGTATCTGGAAAGTATTAGAAGAAGTTATCGCTGGACATCCTGTATTGTTAAACCGTGCCCCTACCTTACACCGTCTTGGTATTCAGGCTTTTGAACCTGTATTAGTAGAGGGGAGAGCGATTCAATTACATCCTTTAGTATGTCCTCCTTTCAACGCTGACTTTGACGGGGATCAAATGGCTGTACACGTTCCTCTTTCCATCGAAGCACAATCTGAAGCTCGATTATTGATGATGGCTTGTCATAATATTCTTTCTCCTGCAACGGGTAAACCAATTATTGCACCATCTCAAGACATGGTTTTAGGTTGTTATTACCTCACTGCGGAGAATCCTGCGGCAACAAAAGGAGCGGATAGTTATTATGCCAATCTTGATGATGCTTTACGTGCTTATGAACAAAAACTCGTGGATTTACACGCTTATATCTGGGTACGTTTTGATGGTGAAGTACAAACAGGTAAAGGGGATAATGAACTCGAAAAAGAGGAAACTTTAGCTGATGGTAGTGTTTGGAAATATTATCAAGGGCGTAAAGTGCGTGAAACTGCGGAGGGTGAAATAATTGCTCAGTATGTACACACTACTCCTGGACGTATTATTTATAATAAAACCATTATCGATGCTTTAGATTTTGATTTAGTGCATTAA
- a CDS encoding pitrilysin family protein, with protein sequence MKIKFKKMCQWLGFSLITIALIITTHNVALAEVSNSYKNLEYPPLSEIKLPEYERYQLDNGMVIYLMPDGRLPLISGNAIIRTGSRFEPSIQAGLADLTGDLMRLGGTKNHTPEQLNYILEQKASAIETSIDTTLGSASFTSLSYDLDTVFPLFAEVLQSPVFDNQQLDLQKTKLKGAIARRNDNPGQIASREFAKLIYGENSPYARTIEYKNLDNITREDLVNFYSKYIRPDNIILGIVGDFQPAKMKSLIEKTFGNWTVNNPSLNLNINSVEQQKQDGIYVVDQPQLTQSNILLGHLSGKLDDPNYGTLSVINGILNGFGGRLYNEIRSTQGLAYSVYGVWRGSYDYPGTFIAGGQTKSETTAQFIKSIIAEIERLRTQPITQEELDYAKNSILNSFVFQFQDPSQTLSRLMTYEYFGYPNDFIFNYQKAVKKTTIEDVLRVAQEYLQPDRIVTLIVGNEKAFKEDLANLQQQIISVDVTIPESSS encoded by the coding sequence ATGAAAATAAAATTTAAAAAAATGTGTCAATGGCTAGGATTTAGTCTCATAACTATTGCCTTAATTATTACTACCCATAATGTTGCTTTAGCAGAGGTTTCTAATAGCTATAAAAACTTAGAATATCCTCCTTTATCAGAAATTAAATTACCAGAATATGAACGCTATCAATTAGATAATGGTATGGTTATTTATTTAATGCCCGATGGTAGATTACCTTTAATTAGTGGTAATGCTATTATTCGCACAGGCTCAAGATTTGAACCATCTATTCAAGCTGGTTTAGCCGATTTAACAGGAGATTTAATGCGTTTAGGGGGTACAAAAAATCATACTCCTGAACAACTAAATTATATTTTAGAACAAAAAGCTTCTGCCATTGAAACTTCTATTGATACCACTTTAGGAAGTGCTAGTTTTACTTCCCTCAGTTATGATTTAGATACGGTTTTTCCTCTTTTTGCTGAAGTTTTACAATCTCCCGTGTTTGATAATCAGCAATTAGATTTACAAAAAACAAAATTAAAAGGTGCGATTGCAAGAAGAAATGATAATCCCGGACAAATAGCAAGTCGAGAATTTGCTAAGTTAATTTATGGAGAAAATAGCCCTTATGCACGTACGATTGAGTATAAAAATTTAGATAATATTACTCGTGAAGATTTAGTTAATTTTTATAGTAAATATATTCGTCCTGATAATATTATTTTAGGCATTGTAGGAGATTTTCAACCAGCAAAAATGAAATCATTAATCGAAAAAACCTTCGGTAATTGGACAGTAAATAACCCTTCTTTAAATCTTAATATTAATTCTGTTGAACAACAAAAACAAGACGGAATTTATGTAGTTGATCAACCACAATTAACCCAAAGTAATATTTTATTAGGTCATTTAAGCGGCAAATTAGATGATCCAAATTATGGCACATTAAGCGTTATCAACGGAATTTTAAACGGCTTTGGCGGTAGATTATATAATGAAATTCGTTCTACTCAAGGTTTAGCTTATTCGGTGTATGGTGTCTGGCGAGGCAGTTATGACTATCCCGGAACATTTATTGCAGGAGGACAAACAAAAAGTGAAACTACTGCTCAATTTATCAAATCCATAATAGCCGAAATTGAGCGTTTACGTACTCAGCCTATCACTCAAGAAGAATTAGATTATGCTAAAAATTCTATTTTAAATTCTTTTGTCTTTCAATTTCAAGATCCTTCTCAAACCTTATCTCGTTTAATGACTTATGAATATTTTGGTTATCCCAATGACTTTATTTTTAACTATCAAAAAGCAGTAAAAAAAACTACCATTGAAGATGTTTTAAGAGTTGCACAAGAATATTTACAACCTGATCGCATTGTGACTTTAATTGTTGGTAATGAAAAAGCATTTAAAGAGGATTTAGCTAATCTTCAACAACAAATTATCAGCGTTGATGTCACAATTCCCGAATCTTCCAGTTGA
- a CDS encoding phosphate ABC transporter permease has translation MLIPLKQEAIKDLIPAIATGSQYSHYWANLSTLLKNLFISLVGVLFFWLLGSFFGRSGDNLSLIFRVIAGLYWLWSPIYWASIRNSKFRHYRYISFWRGKVLDIYLTEELISEESAIDKLGRAIIVENRRKLFNVEVGDKTGFRATITTPRQRIHKVVNRGQAVEGLLLSNDPDFIKIGQITDVYIPRHKLWLGDYPYIRRDIFLDLRLQLMKIYGR, from the coding sequence ATGTTGATTCCACTGAAACAAGAAGCTATTAAAGATTTGATTCCTGCCATTGCTACGGGAAGTCAATATAGTCATTATTGGGCAAATTTATCCACATTATTAAAAAATTTATTTATCTCTCTAGTAGGAGTGTTATTTTTTTGGTTATTAGGATCTTTTTTTGGTAGATCTGGGGATAATTTATCATTAATATTTAGAGTAATTGCTGGTTTATACTGGCTTTGGAGTCCGATATACTGGGCAAGTATTCGCAATAGTAAGTTTCGCCATTATCGTTATATCAGTTTTTGGCGTGGTAAGGTTTTAGATATTTATTTGACAGAAGAATTAATTAGTGAAGAATCAGCGATTGATAAATTAGGTCGAGCGATTATTGTAGAAAATCGACGTAAGTTATTTAATGTTGAAGTAGGAGATAAAACGGGATTTCGTGCCACCATTACCACCCCAAGACAAAGAATTCATAAGGTAGTAAATCGTGGTCAAGCTGTAGAAGGTTTGCTATTATCTAATGATCCTGATTTTATAAAAATTGGGCAAATTACTGATGTTTATATTCCTCGTCATAAACTTTGGTTAGGAGATTATCCTTATATTCGTCGAGATATTTTCTTAGATTTAAGATTACAATTAATGAAAATTTATGGTAGATAA
- a CDS encoding DUF2854 domain-containing protein — translation MWRKIPLALVGLTIGSILTVIGFIAYGIGNSTLNLAGFFYGIPLLLGGLALKAAELKPIPFAAETPPEVIALRKQKATDTQNQLRNDVTRYRYGQEAHLDEALQRLGLSPTDDERPVLMKIKEANINNNYALILYFDSPLISFDIWQEKQEKITKFFGPGIIAEVSKNDENEIELALISV, via the coding sequence ATGTGGCGTAAAATACCTTTAGCATTAGTAGGTTTAACCATCGGCTCAATTTTAACCGTTATTGGGTTTATTGCTTATGGCATTGGTAACTCTACCTTAAATTTAGCAGGTTTTTTCTATGGAATACCTTTATTATTAGGTGGACTAGCTTTAAAAGCGGCTGAATTGAAACCAATTCCCTTTGCAGCGGAAACTCCCCCAGAAGTTATCGCTTTAAGAAAACAAAAAGCTACCGATACTCAAAATCAATTGCGCAATGATGTAACTCGTTATCGATACGGACAAGAAGCTCATTTAGATGAAGCCTTACAACGTCTTGGTTTAAGTCCCACAGATGATGAAAGACCAGTTTTAATGAAAATAAAAGAAGCAAATATTAATAATAATTATGCCTTAATTTTATACTTCGATTCTCCTCTTATTAGTTTTGACATTTGGCAAGAAAAACAAGAAAAAATTACTAAGTTTTTTGGACCTGGTATTATTGCTGAAGTTTCTAAAAATGATGAAAATGAAATTGAATTAGCTTTAATTTCTGTATAG
- a CDS encoding NAD(P)/FAD-dependent oxidoreductase produces the protein MVAKIAIIGAGIAGLIIAKKMINQGLSVDIFDKGRAVGGRMSSRRTQWGYLDHGTQYFTVKNPIFQKFIEQNQSIVKVWKGKFAHWEEGNFTSIKPDNLRYVPTIAMNNLCKNMAIELNIKLQTRIISLEKAQTWTLTDENNEKYFDYDYIIVTAPPLQTIDLLDNHSFIIESIRKLKMFACYSSMLIPENKLDIPFDGIEFKHPILGWIALNDSKPSRGEKGAIIIQSNFSWAEANLEQTRESICTILKNVTEEVLNIKFQNNLYESLHLWRYAIPQQSNDQGYYFDKFNNIGVCGDWCLNGKVESAFLSGYYLAEKIIEIFV, from the coding sequence ATGGTCGCAAAAATAGCCATTATCGGTGCTGGAATCGCAGGTTTAATCATAGCAAAAAAAATGATTAATCAAGGGTTATCTGTGGATATTTTTGATAAAGGTAGAGCCGTTGGCGGTAGAATGTCGAGCAGACGAACACAATGGGGTTATCTTGATCATGGAACACAATATTTTACCGTCAAAAATCCTATTTTTCAAAAATTTATAGAGCAAAATCAATCCATTGTTAAGGTTTGGAAAGGAAAATTTGCTCATTGGGAGGAGGGAAATTTCACGAGCATAAAACCTGATAACCTTCGCTATGTGCCGACTATAGCTATGAATAATTTATGTAAAAATATGGCAATCGAACTGAATATAAAATTACAAACTCGTATTATTAGTTTAGAAAAAGCTCAAACATGGACATTAACTGATGAAAACAACGAAAAATACTTTGATTATGACTACATTATTGTCACCGCACCTCCGTTACAAACCATTGATTTATTAGACAATCATAGTTTTATTATTGAATCTATTAGAAAATTAAAAATGTTTGCCTGTTATAGTTCAATGTTGATACCTGAAAACAAGTTAGATATTCCTTTTGATGGTATCGAATTTAAACATCCTATATTAGGTTGGATTGCCCTTAACGATAGTAAACCCTCACGGGGAGAAAAAGGTGCTATTATCATTCAATCAAATTTTAGTTGGGCAGAAGCAAATTTAGAGCAAACAAGAGAGTCTATTTGCACAATCTTAAAAAATGTGACAGAGGAGGTTTTAAATATTAAGTTTCAGAATAATCTTTATGAATCTCTACATCTATGGCGTTATGCTATACCTCAACAAAGTAATGATCAAGGATATTATTTCGACAAATTTAATAATATTGGTGTTTGCGGTGATTGGTGTTTAAATGGAAAAGTCGAATCTGCTTTTTTAAGTGGTTATTATTTGGCAGAAAAAATCATTGAGATATTTGTTTAA